The following proteins are encoded in a genomic region of Spirosoma sp. SC4-14:
- a CDS encoding glutamine--tRNA ligase/YqeY domain fusion protein, which produces MTEAPKDSSEKSLNFIEQFVEEDIAAGKNGGRVHTRFPPEPNGYLHIGHAKSICLNFGLADKYSGQTNLRFDDTNPVTEDTEYVDSIKNDVRWLGFEWENEFYASDYFDQLYEFAETLIRKGLAYVDDSSSEEIAAQKGTPTEPGRMSQYRDRSVDENLDLFRRMKAGDYPDGAKVLRAKVDMASPNMQLRDPIIYRIKHAHHHRTGDKWCIYPMYDFAHGQSDAIEHITHSLCTLEFEVHRPLYDWFIDQLELFPSRQIEFARLNLTYTVMSKRKLKQLVAEGHVSGWDDPRMPTIAGIRRRGYTPASIREFADRIGIAKRDNLIDVGLLEFCIREELNKTTPRVMAILDEKPLKLVITNYEAGREEIMHIENNPEDPGAGEREVPFSREVYIERDDFMENPPKKFFRLFPGGMVRLKGAYIIKCDEVVKDDAGEITELHCSYIPESRSGSDTSGISVKGTIHWVSVPHAVEAEVRLYDRLFSVENPAADEREFRELLNPKSLEVVRAFAEPALVEAAHSGAVRNFQFMRKGYFVLDQDSTPDKPVFNRTVTLKDSWAKEVKKG; this is translated from the coding sequence ATGACGGAAGCACCAAAAGATTCTTCTGAAAAGAGTCTGAATTTCATTGAACAGTTTGTAGAAGAAGATATTGCTGCCGGTAAAAACGGGGGACGTGTTCACACGCGCTTTCCGCCCGAACCTAACGGCTATCTGCATATTGGCCACGCTAAATCAATTTGTTTAAATTTTGGCCTGGCCGATAAATATTCAGGACAAACCAACCTCCGTTTCGACGATACGAACCCCGTTACGGAAGATACCGAGTATGTTGATTCGATCAAGAACGACGTACGCTGGCTGGGTTTTGAGTGGGAAAACGAGTTTTATGCATCTGATTATTTCGATCAGCTTTATGAATTTGCCGAAACGCTGATTCGTAAAGGACTGGCTTATGTCGACGATTCGTCGTCGGAAGAAATTGCGGCTCAGAAAGGTACGCCTACCGAACCGGGCCGGATGAGCCAATACCGCGATCGGAGCGTTGACGAAAACCTCGATCTGTTTCGCCGGATGAAAGCCGGTGACTATCCCGATGGAGCCAAAGTGCTGCGGGCCAAGGTCGATATGGCTTCACCAAACATGCAGCTTCGCGACCCAATTATTTATCGAATCAAACACGCGCATCACCACCGCACCGGCGACAAATGGTGCATCTATCCCATGTACGACTTTGCACATGGGCAATCGGATGCCATCGAGCACATTACGCACTCGCTCTGTACGCTGGAGTTTGAGGTTCACCGTCCGCTATACGACTGGTTTATTGACCAACTGGAGCTGTTTCCATCGCGTCAAATCGAATTTGCGCGGCTGAATCTGACCTATACGGTCATGAGTAAGCGGAAACTCAAACAACTGGTTGCCGAAGGACACGTAAGCGGCTGGGACGATCCGCGTATGCCAACCATTGCGGGCATTCGTCGGCGGGGCTATACACCGGCCAGCATTCGCGAATTTGCCGATCGGATCGGTATTGCCAAGCGCGACAACCTGATCGACGTAGGGCTGCTGGAATTCTGTATCCGTGAGGAACTGAACAAGACAACGCCCCGCGTGATGGCCATTCTCGACGAAAAACCACTGAAACTGGTTATTACGAACTACGAAGCTGGCCGGGAAGAGATCATGCATATCGAAAACAACCCTGAAGACCCTGGTGCGGGCGAACGCGAAGTACCATTTAGTCGGGAAGTGTACATCGAGCGCGACGATTTCATGGAAAACCCGCCGAAGAAATTCTTCCGGTTATTTCCGGGTGGAATGGTTCGCCTGAAAGGAGCTTATATTATCAAATGCGATGAAGTGGTGAAAGACGACGCGGGCGAAATCACCGAACTGCACTGTTCATACATTCCCGAAAGCCGGAGCGGTTCCGACACATCGGGCATCAGTGTGAAAGGTACGATTCACTGGGTATCGGTTCCTCATGCGGTAGAGGCCGAAGTTCGGCTCTACGACCGGCTGTTTTCGGTCGAGAATCCGGCTGCCGACGAGCGTGAATTCCGCGAATTGCTGAATCCAAAATCGCTGGAAGTGGTACGGGCTTTTGCCGAACCCGCCCTGGTTGAAGCTGCCCATTCGGGTGCCGTTCGCAATTTCCAGTTCATGCGGAAAGGCTACTTCGTACTCGATCAGGACTCAACACCCGACAAACCGGTTTTCAACCGTACCGTTACGCTCAAAGATAGCTGGGCCAAAGAGGTGAAGAAAGGGTAG